A DNA window from Mycobacterium sp. IDR2000157661 contains the following coding sequences:
- a CDS encoding EfeM/EfeO family lipoprotein: protein MNRVLAWTAPVAVAGMLLSGCSSDNSSSGETTSADAATTSASAAVAPAVLDKAAAEYKGYATAQIDELVGVVKTFTDAVRANNLQAAQEAYAPSRQPWERIEPLAGLVEEIDGKIDARVDDFAGVDDPAFTGWHRLEYLLFEKNTTEGGAPFADQLDRDVAALKEQFPSVRVKPVDVSTGAAELVEEVSEGKITGEENRYAKTDLWDFDANMQGAQVAVDKLSPALEQADPALLGKIDAGITQVFDTMRPLRRGDGWVLYCTQNDPYPSSRCPEVTVTPDVIDQLKAQLAGLSENLAQVSGVLKLQ from the coding sequence ATGAACCGCGTTCTCGCCTGGACGGCTCCGGTTGCCGTGGCCGGCATGCTGCTCTCCGGATGCTCCAGCGACAACTCCTCCTCCGGTGAGACGACGTCGGCCGACGCCGCCACAACCAGCGCCTCCGCAGCGGTCGCCCCGGCGGTCCTGGACAAGGCGGCTGCCGAGTACAAGGGTTACGCGACGGCACAGATCGACGAACTCGTCGGCGTCGTCAAGACCTTCACCGACGCCGTTCGCGCCAACAATCTGCAGGCCGCGCAGGAGGCCTATGCGCCGTCGCGCCAGCCGTGGGAGCGCATCGAGCCGCTGGCCGGTCTGGTGGAGGAGATCGACGGCAAGATCGACGCGCGTGTCGACGACTTCGCCGGTGTCGACGATCCGGCCTTCACCGGCTGGCACCGCCTCGAGTACCTGCTGTTCGAGAAGAACACCACCGAGGGCGGCGCGCCGTTCGCCGACCAGCTCGATCGGGATGTCGCAGCACTCAAGGAGCAGTTCCCCAGCGTTCGGGTCAAGCCGGTCGACGTCTCGACCGGGGCGGCCGAACTGGTCGAAGAGGTTTCCGAGGGCAAGATCACCGGTGAGGAGAACCGGTACGCCAAGACCGACCTCTGGGACTTCGACGCCAACATGCAGGGCGCGCAGGTCGCCGTCGACAAGCTCAGCCCCGCTCTCGAGCAAGCCGATCCGGCCCTGCTGGGCAAGATCGACGCCGGGATCACGCAGGTGTTCGACACCATGCGGCCGCTTCGGCGCGGTGACGGCTGGGTGCTGTACTGCACCCAGAACGACCCCTACCCGTCGTCGCGCTGCCCCGAGGTCACGGTGACGCCCGACGTCATCGACCAACTGAAGGCCCAATTGGCCGGACTGTCGGAGAACCTGGCGCAGGTGTCGGGAGTGCTGAAACTGCAGTGA
- the adh gene encoding aldehyde dehydrogenase: MTVYARPGSADALMSFESRYGNFIGGEWVPPASGEYFEDPTPVTGQAFCEVPRSNEADIDKALDAAHGAAPAWGKTAAGERANILNKIADRIEENIESLALAEAWDNGKPIRETLNADLPLAVDHFRYFAGAIRAQEGSLSQIDDDTVAYHFHEPLGVVGQIIPWNFPILMATWKLAPALAAGNAVVLKPAEQTPASILYLMSLIGDLLPAGVVNVVNGFGFEAGKPLASSNRIAKIAFTGETTTGRLIMQYASQNLIPVTLELGGKSPNIFFSDVMAAADDYQDKALEGFTMFALNQGEVCTCPSRSLIQADIYDEFLELAAIRTKAVRQGDPLDTETMIGSQASNDQLEKVLSYIEVGKDEGARVVTGGERAELGGDLNGGYYVQPTIFEGHNKMRIFQEEIFGPVVAVTSFKDYEDAISLANDTLYGLGAGVWSRDGNVAYRAGRDIKAGRVWTNCYHAYPAHAAFGGYKQSGIGRENHKMMLDHYQQTKNLLVSYSNKAQGFF, encoded by the coding sequence ATGACCGTTTACGCCCGCCCTGGTTCCGCCGACGCCCTGATGTCCTTCGAGTCGCGCTACGGCAATTTCATCGGCGGTGAATGGGTGCCGCCGGCGTCGGGCGAGTACTTCGAGGATCCGACCCCGGTGACCGGCCAGGCGTTCTGCGAGGTGCCGCGATCGAACGAGGCCGACATCGACAAGGCGCTCGACGCCGCGCACGGTGCTGCTCCGGCCTGGGGCAAGACCGCCGCCGGTGAGCGCGCGAACATCCTCAACAAGATCGCCGACCGCATCGAGGAGAACATCGAGTCGCTGGCGCTGGCCGAGGCGTGGGACAACGGCAAGCCGATCCGCGAGACCCTCAACGCCGACCTGCCGCTGGCCGTCGACCACTTCCGCTACTTCGCAGGCGCCATCCGCGCGCAGGAAGGCTCGTTGAGCCAGATCGACGACGACACCGTCGCCTATCACTTCCATGAACCGCTCGGCGTAGTCGGCCAGATCATCCCGTGGAACTTCCCGATCCTGATGGCCACGTGGAAGTTGGCGCCTGCGCTGGCCGCGGGCAACGCCGTCGTCCTCAAGCCGGCCGAGCAGACGCCTGCGTCGATCCTCTACCTGATGTCGTTGATCGGCGACCTGTTGCCCGCCGGGGTGGTCAACGTGGTCAACGGCTTCGGGTTCGAGGCGGGCAAGCCGCTGGCGTCGAGCAACCGGATCGCCAAGATCGCCTTCACCGGGGAGACCACCACCGGACGGCTGATCATGCAGTACGCGTCGCAGAACCTCATCCCGGTGACGCTGGAACTCGGCGGCAAGAGCCCGAACATCTTCTTCTCCGACGTGATGGCCGCCGCCGACGACTACCAGGACAAGGCGCTCGAGGGCTTCACGATGTTCGCCCTCAACCAGGGCGAGGTGTGCACTTGCCCGTCGCGCAGCCTCATTCAGGCCGACATCTACGACGAGTTCCTCGAACTGGCCGCCATCCGCACCAAGGCCGTCCGCCAGGGCGATCCGCTGGACACCGAGACCATGATCGGATCGCAGGCGTCCAACGACCAGCTGGAGAAGGTGTTGTCCTACATCGAGGTCGGCAAAGACGAAGGTGCGCGCGTCGTCACCGGCGGCGAGCGCGCTGAACTCGGTGGTGACCTCAACGGTGGCTACTACGTGCAGCCCACGATCTTCGAGGGCCACAACAAGATGCGGATCTTCCAGGAGGAGATCTTCGGTCCGGTTGTCGCGGTCACGTCGTTCAAGGACTACGAGGACGCGATCAGCCTCGCCAACGACACGCTCTACGGGCTGGGCGCCGGCGTGTGGTCCCGTGACGGCAACGTCGCCTACCGCGCCGGCCGCGACATCAAGGCCGGCCGGGTGTGGACCAATTGCTACCACGCCTATCCGGCGCACGCGGCTTTCGGCGGCTACAAGCAGTCCGGCATCGGCCGCGAGAACCACAAGATGATGCTCGACCACTACCAGCAGACGAAGAACCTGCTGGTGAGCTACAGCAACAAGGCCCAGGGCTTTTTCTGA
- a CDS encoding DUF779 domain-containing protein — MITRAAADLLLTLQARHGALMFHQSGGCCDGSSPMCYPDGEFVVGDRDVLLAVLDVGAGVPVWISGPQFEAWKHTQLVIDVVPGRGGGFSVEAPEGVRFLSRGRAFTDAENRLLADHPPVTGAAFAQGARPAAADTHIVGDAIDACPIPDAPSG, encoded by the coding sequence CTGATCACGCGGGCCGCCGCGGACCTGCTCTTGACGTTGCAGGCTCGCCACGGCGCGCTCATGTTCCACCAGTCCGGCGGATGCTGCGACGGCTCGTCGCCGATGTGCTACCCCGACGGCGAGTTCGTTGTCGGGGACCGCGACGTGCTGCTGGCGGTGCTCGACGTCGGGGCGGGGGTGCCGGTGTGGATCTCCGGCCCGCAGTTCGAGGCGTGGAAGCACACCCAGCTGGTGATCGACGTGGTGCCCGGACGCGGCGGCGGGTTCAGCGTCGAAGCGCCGGAGGGGGTGCGGTTCCTGTCGCGTGGGCGGGCGTTCACCGACGCCGAGAACCGGTTGCTGGCCGATCACCCGCCGGTCACCGGTGCGGCCTTCGCACAAGGTGCACGGCCTGCGGCGGCGGACACCCACATCGTCGGTGATGCAATCGATGCATGTCCGATACCTGACGCGCCGAGCGGCTAA
- a CDS encoding carboxymuconolactone decarboxylase family protein: MSAIESARVAPGGFKELGPVNWAIAKLGARAIRAPRFSLFNVLGQHRLLFLAWLPYSGMLLGFASKLPVQDAETVILRVGHLRDCEYELQQHRRLARTRGIGPDMQKKIFEGPDAQGLSERQRALITATDEFVVTRGVSQQTWTRLAGHLTKPQLIEFCMLAAQYDGLAATITTLKVPLDFAD; the protein is encoded by the coding sequence GTGAGCGCAATCGAGTCGGCGCGCGTCGCGCCCGGTGGATTCAAGGAACTCGGCCCGGTCAACTGGGCCATCGCCAAACTCGGCGCGCGGGCCATCAGGGCCCCCCGGTTCAGCCTGTTCAACGTGCTCGGCCAGCACCGGCTGCTGTTCCTGGCCTGGCTGCCCTACAGCGGCATGCTCCTCGGGTTCGCCAGCAAGCTGCCGGTACAAGACGCCGAGACCGTCATCCTGCGTGTCGGTCATCTCCGCGACTGCGAGTACGAGCTGCAGCAGCACCGCAGGCTGGCGCGGACCCGCGGCATCGGTCCCGACATGCAGAAGAAGATTTTCGAGGGCCCCGACGCCCAGGGGCTGAGCGAGCGTCAGCGCGCGCTGATCACCGCCACCGACGAGTTCGTCGTCACCCGTGGCGTCTCACAACAGACTTGGACGCGGCTGGCCGGTCACCTGACCAAGCCGCAGCTGATCGAGTTCTGCATGCTGGCCGCACAGTACGACGGTCTGGCCGCCACCATCACGACGCTCAAGGTGCCGCTGGACTTTGCGGACTGA
- a CDS encoding prolyl oligopeptidase family serine peptidase: MVVVDTDERSREEQTDPDPYLWLEDIGSDDALDWVREHNEPTIARFGGDQFEQMRAEALEVLDTDARIPYVRRRGEFLYNFWRDADNPRGLWRRTTLESYRTEQPDWDVVIDVDELARVDDQNWVWAGAEVIEPDYSLALVELSRGGADATVVREFDMQTRKFVTEGFTLPEAKSSVVWQDHDTVLVGTDFGDGSLTDSGYPRIVKRWKRGQPLEEAQTLFEGETADVSVSGGYDPTPGYERLLITRSVDFFNRYRYELRGDDLIQIDVPTDAGISVHRDWLLIRPRTDWTVGATTYPAGSLLAADYEQYLSGTVQFSVVFEPDAHSSLENYAWTRDHLVLITLVDVVSRVELVTPGSWERAPIDGVPPNTNTVLVDADEYGHEIFLDASGFDTPSRLLWGHAGGVVSEIKRAPSFFDAADLEVSQHFVASADGTQIPYFVVGHRHQQAPGPTLLNGYGGFEVANTPGYLGVLGRLWLSRGGTFVLANIRGGGEYGPTWHTQAMRENRHLVYEDFAAVATDLVERGITSVEQLGAQGGSNGGLLMGVMLTRYPELFGALVCSVPLLDMRRYHLLLAGASWMAEYGDPDDPDDWAFISKYSPYQNISSDRRYPPVLITTSTRDDRVHPGHARKMTAALEDAGQPVHYYENIEGGHGGAADNAQSAFRAALIYQYLWSVLS, from the coding sequence ATGGTTGTCGTGGATACCGATGAGCGCTCGCGCGAAGAGCAGACTGACCCCGACCCGTACTTGTGGCTCGAGGACATCGGCTCCGACGACGCGCTGGACTGGGTGCGCGAACACAACGAACCCACCATCGCGCGGTTCGGCGGCGACCAGTTCGAGCAGATGCGCGCGGAGGCACTCGAGGTGCTCGATACCGATGCCCGCATTCCCTACGTCCGTCGGCGCGGCGAGTTCCTGTACAACTTCTGGCGCGACGCCGACAACCCGCGCGGCCTGTGGCGGCGCACCACGCTGGAGAGCTACCGCACCGAGCAGCCCGACTGGGACGTCGTAATCGACGTCGATGAGCTGGCGCGCGTGGACGATCAGAACTGGGTGTGGGCGGGCGCCGAGGTGATCGAGCCCGACTACTCGCTGGCCCTGGTGGAGCTGTCCCGCGGCGGAGCCGACGCCACCGTCGTACGCGAATTCGACATGCAGACACGGAAGTTCGTCACTGAGGGATTCACGCTGCCGGAGGCCAAGTCGAGCGTTGTCTGGCAGGACCACGACACCGTGCTGGTGGGCACGGATTTCGGCGACGGGTCGCTCACGGACTCCGGTTACCCGCGAATCGTCAAGCGGTGGAAACGGGGACAACCACTCGAGGAGGCGCAGACGCTGTTCGAGGGCGAGACCGCCGACGTCAGCGTGAGCGGCGGATACGATCCGACCCCGGGTTATGAACGCCTGCTGATCACGCGTTCGGTCGACTTCTTCAACCGGTACCGCTACGAGTTGCGCGGTGATGACCTGATCCAAATCGACGTTCCCACCGACGCCGGGATCTCGGTGCACCGCGACTGGTTGCTGATCCGCCCGCGGACCGACTGGACCGTGGGGGCGACGACGTATCCGGCCGGATCGCTGCTGGCCGCCGACTACGAGCAGTACCTTTCGGGCACAGTGCAATTCAGCGTGGTGTTCGAGCCCGACGCACACTCCAGCCTCGAGAACTACGCGTGGACCCGCGATCACCTTGTGCTGATCACCCTCGTGGATGTGGTCAGCCGCGTCGAGTTGGTGACACCCGGATCATGGGAGCGCGCGCCGATCGACGGGGTGCCGCCGAACACCAACACGGTGCTCGTCGACGCCGACGAATACGGTCACGAGATCTTCCTCGACGCCAGCGGATTCGACACGCCGTCCCGACTGCTGTGGGGCCACGCCGGCGGCGTGGTGAGCGAGATCAAGCGGGCCCCGTCCTTCTTCGACGCCGCCGACCTCGAGGTCAGCCAGCACTTCGTCGCGTCGGCCGACGGTACCCAGATACCGTATTTCGTTGTCGGGCATCGGCACCAGCAGGCACCCGGTCCGACGCTGCTCAACGGATACGGCGGCTTCGAGGTCGCCAACACGCCGGGGTATCTCGGGGTGCTCGGCCGGTTGTGGCTGTCGCGGGGTGGCACGTTCGTGTTGGCGAACATTCGCGGCGGCGGCGAGTACGGCCCGACCTGGCACACCCAGGCGATGCGGGAGAACCGGCACCTGGTGTACGAGGACTTCGCCGCGGTGGCAACCGATCTCGTGGAACGCGGCATCACATCCGTCGAGCAGCTCGGGGCACAGGGCGGCAGCAACGGTGGGCTGCTCATGGGGGTCATGCTCACGCGGTACCCCGAGCTGTTCGGCGCACTCGTGTGCAGCGTCCCGCTGCTCGACATGCGTCGCTATCATCTGCTGCTGGCCGGGGCGTCGTGGATGGCCGAATACGGCGACCCCGATGATCCCGACGACTGGGCATTCATCTCGAAATACTCGCCTTATCAGAACATCTCGTCCGACCGTCGCTACCCGCCCGTTCTCATCACCACGTCGACCCGCGACGACCGCGTGCACCCGGGCCATGCGCGCAAGATGACCGCGGCGCTCGAGGACGCCGGCCAGCCGGTGCACTACTACGAGAACATCGAAGGCGGGCACGGCGGTGCGGCCGACAACGCGCAGTCGGCGTTCCGGGCGGCGCTGATTTACCAGTACCTGTGGTCGGTGCTCAGCTGA
- the lpdA gene encoding dihydrolipoyl dehydrogenase, with translation MTHYDVVVLGAGPGGYVAAIRAAQLGLNTAIVEPKYWGGVCLNVGCIPSKALLRNAELAQILTKEAKTFGINGDVSMDYGVAFDRSRKVADGRVAGVHFLMKKNKITEIHGYGKFKDDHTIEVDLNEGDTESVTFDSAIIATGASTKLVPNTSLSENVVTYEELIMRRELPESVLIAGAGAIGMEFGYVMKNYGVDVTIVEFLPRALPNEDAEVSKEIEKQFKKLGVKILTGTKVESIVDDGDKVTVTVSKDGKSEDLNPETVLQAIGFAPNVEGYDLDKAGVELTERKAIGIDDYMRTNVPHIYAIGDVTGKLQLAHVAEAMGVVAAETIAGAETLPFGDYRMMPRATFCQPQVASFGLTEEQAREEGYDVKVAKFPFTANGKAHGMGAPAGFVKLVADAKYGELLGGHLIGHDVSELLPELTLAQKWDLTATELARNVHTHPTLSEALQECFHGLVGHMINF, from the coding sequence GTGACCCACTATGACGTCGTCGTCCTCGGCGCAGGCCCCGGCGGGTACGTCGCGGCCATCCGCGCCGCCCAGCTCGGACTGAACACCGCCATCGTCGAACCCAAGTACTGGGGCGGCGTGTGCCTCAACGTCGGGTGCATCCCGTCAAAGGCCCTGCTGCGCAACGCCGAACTGGCGCAGATCCTCACCAAGGAAGCCAAGACGTTCGGCATCAACGGCGACGTGTCGATGGACTACGGCGTCGCCTTCGACCGCAGCCGCAAGGTCGCCGACGGGCGCGTCGCCGGTGTGCACTTCCTGATGAAGAAGAACAAGATCACCGAGATCCACGGCTACGGCAAGTTCAAGGACGACCACACCATCGAGGTCGATCTCAACGAAGGCGACACCGAAAGCGTCACCTTCGACAGTGCGATCATCGCCACCGGCGCCAGCACCAAGTTGGTGCCCAACACGTCGCTGTCGGAAAACGTGGTCACCTACGAAGAGCTCATCATGCGGCGTGAACTGCCCGAGTCGGTCCTCATCGCCGGCGCGGGCGCGATCGGCATGGAGTTCGGCTACGTGATGAAGAACTACGGCGTGGACGTGACCATCGTCGAATTCCTGCCCCGCGCGCTGCCCAACGAGGACGCCGAGGTATCCAAGGAGATCGAGAAGCAGTTCAAGAAGCTGGGCGTGAAAATCCTCACCGGCACCAAGGTGGAGTCCATCGTCGACGACGGCGACAAGGTCACCGTGACCGTCAGCAAGGACGGCAAGAGCGAAGACCTCAATCCCGAGACCGTATTGCAGGCAATCGGATTCGCGCCCAACGTGGAGGGCTACGACCTCGACAAGGCCGGTGTGGAGCTGACCGAACGCAAGGCCATCGGCATCGACGACTACATGCGCACCAACGTGCCGCACATCTATGCGATCGGTGACGTCACCGGCAAGCTGCAACTCGCCCACGTCGCCGAGGCGATGGGTGTGGTGGCCGCCGAGACCATCGCCGGTGCGGAGACCCTGCCGTTCGGTGACTACCGGATGATGCCGCGCGCTACGTTCTGCCAACCCCAGGTCGCCAGCTTCGGGCTCACCGAGGAGCAGGCGCGGGAAGAGGGCTACGACGTCAAGGTCGCGAAGTTCCCGTTCACGGCGAACGGCAAAGCGCACGGCATGGGCGCACCCGCGGGATTCGTCAAGCTTGTCGCCGATGCGAAGTACGGCGAGTTGCTCGGCGGGCACCTGATCGGCCACGACGTCTCCGAACTGCTGCCGGAGCTGACACTGGCGCAGAAGTGGGACCTCACCGCCACCGAGCTGGCGCGCAACGTGCACACCCACCCGACGCTGTCGGAGGCGCTGCAGGAGTGCTTCCACGGTCTGGTCGGCCACATGATCAACTTTTGA
- a CDS encoding Dyp-type peroxidase, with the protein MTERHPGITRRGFVTGALGTGVAVGAGAALSACTPAGPAAAPSPAFVPFEGAYQTGITALPIPEQGLVASFNVLSRNRARLKTALQELTDEIRALMAGQPPEVRDPQFPPVDSGILGEKPPADNLSIIVGVGASLFDDRFGLADRKPRELVTMPFLANDRLDANLSHGDLSIVIEAGHNDSVIFALRQLMRRTRSDLVLRWMIDGYARGIGAGRVSDEATPRNLLGFKDGTANLDVDDDALMDRHVWVGRDDGEPDWAVGGSYQAIRIIRMFVEFWDRTQLVEQEALIGRDKVSGAPLGLSGEFTDPNYPEDPHGKRIPLNAHIRLANPRTPATDENLILRRGFNYSRGFDGAGRLDQGLAFISYQRSLEKGFLAVQNRLNGEPLEEYTLPVGGGFFFALPGVTGPDRFLGDRLFS; encoded by the coding sequence GTGACCGAGCGGCACCCGGGCATCACCCGCCGCGGATTCGTGACCGGCGCGCTGGGCACCGGTGTCGCCGTCGGCGCGGGTGCCGCGCTGTCCGCGTGTACCCCGGCCGGCCCGGCCGCCGCGCCGTCGCCTGCCTTCGTGCCCTTCGAGGGTGCGTATCAGACCGGCATCACCGCGCTGCCGATTCCCGAGCAGGGACTGGTGGCGTCATTCAACGTGCTGTCGAGGAACCGCGCCAGACTGAAGACCGCGCTGCAGGAACTCACCGACGAGATCCGCGCGCTGATGGCCGGTCAGCCACCCGAGGTGCGCGATCCGCAGTTTCCGCCGGTCGACTCCGGCATCCTCGGCGAGAAGCCGCCTGCGGACAACCTGTCGATCATCGTCGGCGTCGGCGCCTCGCTGTTCGACGACCGGTTCGGACTGGCCGACCGCAAGCCCAGGGAACTGGTCACCATGCCGTTCCTGGCCAACGATCGCCTCGATGCGAACCTGTCCCACGGCGACCTCTCGATAGTGATCGAAGCCGGCCACAACGACAGCGTGATCTTCGCGCTGCGTCAGCTCATGCGGCGGACCCGCAGCGATCTCGTGCTGCGGTGGATGATCGACGGTTACGCCAGGGGCATCGGCGCCGGCCGGGTGTCCGACGAGGCCACCCCCCGCAACCTCCTCGGCTTCAAGGACGGGACGGCCAATCTCGACGTCGACGACGACGCGCTGATGGACCGTCACGTGTGGGTCGGGCGCGACGACGGCGAACCGGACTGGGCCGTGGGCGGGTCATACCAGGCGATCCGCATCATCCGGATGTTCGTGGAGTTCTGGGACCGCACCCAACTCGTCGAGCAGGAGGCGCTGATCGGGCGCGACAAGGTCAGCGGCGCACCGCTGGGTCTGTCCGGCGAGTTCACCGACCCGAACTACCCGGAGGACCCCCACGGCAAGCGAATACCGCTCAACGCCCACATCCGACTCGCCAACCCCCGCACACCGGCGACCGACGAAAACCTCATCCTGCGCAGGGGGTTCAACTACTCGCGCGGCTTCGACGGCGCGGGGCGACTCGACCAGGGGCTGGCCTTCATCTCCTATCAGCGCAGCCTGGAGAAGGGCTTCCTGGCGGTGCAGAACCGGCTGAACGGTGAACCGCTCGAGGAGTACACCCTGCCGGTCGGCGGCGGTTTCTTCTTCGCCCTGCCCGGCGTGACCGGACCGGACCGCTTCCTGGGCGACCGGCTGTTCAGCTGA
- a CDS encoding putative holin, with translation MIPLPRAWLLTSAMLVGTAVGLIIGVAATLVIDAAVRPDVVVALVVWVPGALGILTILLSGRRWVTTVGAFLLAIAPGWFGVLVATQAVHGA, from the coding sequence GTGATCCCGCTGCCTCGGGCGTGGTTGCTGACGAGCGCAATGCTCGTCGGCACGGCCGTTGGGCTCATCATTGGGGTCGCCGCCACGCTGGTCATCGATGCGGCGGTCCGCCCCGACGTGGTGGTCGCGCTGGTCGTCTGGGTGCCCGGAGCGCTGGGCATCCTCACGATCCTGCTGTCCGGACGTCGATGGGTGACGACCGTCGGTGCTTTCCTGCTGGCGATCGCGCCCGGCTGGTTCGGTGTGCTGGTCGCGACCCAGGCGGTGCACGGTGCCTGA
- a CDS encoding acyl-[acyl-carrier-protein] thioesterase, translating into MMPVPDPHPDVFDIEWPLRVADVDREGRLKFDAATRHIQDIGSDQLREMGFQETHPLWIVRRTMIDMIRPIEFQDMLRLRRWCSGTSNRWCDMRVRIDGRKGGLFESEAFWININRETQGPARIADDFLEGLRRTTDVDRLRWKAYLSAGSRDDADEIRDYPIRVSDIDIFDHMNNSVYWSVIEDYLHHHPEQATHPLRVTIEHDAAVALGDKLEILSHVHPPGSTDKFGPELADRTVTTLTYAVGDEAKAVAAIFSL; encoded by the coding sequence ATGATGCCGGTCCCGGACCCGCACCCCGACGTGTTCGATATCGAGTGGCCGCTGCGGGTCGCCGACGTCGACCGGGAGGGCAGGCTCAAGTTCGACGCCGCGACACGGCACATTCAGGACATCGGCTCCGACCAACTCCGCGAGATGGGCTTCCAGGAGACCCATCCGCTGTGGATCGTGCGCCGCACGATGATCGACATGATCCGGCCCATCGAGTTCCAGGACATGCTGCGGCTGCGCCGCTGGTGCTCGGGCACGTCGAACCGCTGGTGCGATATGCGAGTCCGCATCGATGGCCGCAAGGGCGGCCTTTTCGAGTCCGAGGCGTTCTGGATCAACATCAACCGCGAGACGCAGGGCCCCGCGCGCATCGCCGACGACTTCCTCGAAGGCCTGCGACGCACCACCGACGTCGACCGCCTGCGGTGGAAGGCCTACCTGTCGGCAGGCAGTCGCGACGATGCCGACGAGATCCGCGACTACCCGATCCGCGTCAGCGACATCGACATCTTCGACCACATGAACAACTCCGTGTACTGGTCGGTGATCGAGGACTACCTCCACCATCACCCGGAGCAGGCAACCCATCCCCTGCGCGTCACCATCGAGCACGACGCCGCGGTGGCGCTGGGCGACAAGTTGGAGATCCTCAGCCATGTCCACCCGCCGGGGTCGACCGACAAGTTCGGTCCGGAGTTGGCGGATCGGACTGTTACAACGCTCACATATGCGGTCGGCGATGAGGCCAAGGCCGTCGCCGCGATCTTCTCGCTGTGA
- the ramB gene encoding acetate metabolism transcriptional regulator RamB: MAKTFVGSRVRQLRGERGFSQAALAQMLEISPSYLNQIEHDVRPLTVAVLLRISEVFGVDATFFSSQDDTRLVAELREVTLDRDLDIDVDPAEIADLVAAHPALARAMVNLHRRYQLANTRLAAATEDRFSVGSGSGSGSITMPHEEVRDYFYQRQNYLHELDTAAEELTIRTRMHRAELARELSDRLTMVHGVRVVRRTDLGDVVLHRYETATRTLEISNHLSSGQTVFKMAAELAYLEFGDLIDKLVADGKFTSEESTKLARLGLANYFAAAMVLPYKQFHEVAENFRYDVERLSAFYSVSYETVAHRLSTLQRPSMRGVPLSFVRVDRAGNMSKRQSATGFHFSSSGGTCPLWNVYETFANPGKILVQVAQMPDGRNYMWVARTVERRRARYGQPGKTFAIGLGCELRHAHRLVYSEGLDLSGDVSTPIGAGCRVCERDKCPQRAFPALGRALDIDEHRSTVSPYLVKQP, translated from the coding sequence GTGGCGAAAACGTTCGTCGGTTCCCGAGTGCGGCAACTGCGCGGCGAACGCGGCTTCAGCCAGGCCGCGCTGGCACAAATGCTGGAGATCTCACCGAGCTACCTCAACCAGATCGAGCACGACGTCCGGCCGCTCACCGTTGCGGTGCTGTTGCGGATCTCCGAGGTGTTCGGCGTCGACGCTACGTTCTTCTCGTCCCAGGACGACACCCGCCTGGTCGCCGAGCTGCGCGAAGTCACCCTCGACCGCGACCTCGACATCGACGTCGACCCCGCCGAGATCGCCGACCTGGTCGCCGCGCATCCCGCACTCGCGCGTGCCATGGTCAACCTGCACCGCCGCTACCAGCTGGCCAACACCCGGCTCGCCGCGGCGACCGAGGACCGTTTCTCCGTCGGTAGCGGCAGCGGTAGTGGCTCCATCACCATGCCGCACGAGGAAGTGCGCGACTACTTCTACCAGCGGCAGAACTATCTGCACGAACTCGACACCGCTGCAGAGGAGCTCACCATCCGGACCCGGATGCACCGCGCCGAGCTGGCCCGCGAGCTCTCCGACCGGCTGACGATGGTGCACGGCGTGCGCGTCGTCCGCCGCACCGATCTCGGCGATGTGGTGCTGCACCGCTACGAGACGGCGACCAGGACGCTGGAGATCAGCAATCACCTGTCGTCGGGGCAGACGGTGTTCAAGATGGCCGCTGAGTTGGCCTATCTCGAGTTCGGTGACTTGATCGACAAGCTCGTCGCGGACGGCAAGTTCACCAGCGAGGAGTCGACGAAGCTGGCGCGGTTGGGTTTGGCCAACTACTTTGCGGCCGCGATGGTGTTGCCGTACAAGCAGTTTCATGAAGTCGCCGAGAATTTCCGCTACGACGTCGAGCGGTTGTCGGCGTTCTACTCGGTCAGCTACGAAACCGTCGCCCACCGGCTGTCCACCCTGCAGCGGCCGTCCATGCGCGGCGTGCCGCTGTCCTTCGTGCGGGTGGACCGTGCGGGCAACATGTCCAAACGCCAGTCGGCGACCGGGTTCCACTTTTCGTCCAGCGGCGGCACCTGTCCGCTGTGGAACGTCTACGAGACCTTCGCCAACCCCGGCAAGATCCTGGTGCAAGTCGCGCAGATGCCCGACGGACGCAACTACATGTGGGTCGCCCGCACCGTCGAGCGTCGCAGAGCGCGCTACGGACAACCCGGTAAGACGTTTGCGATCGGGCTCGGCTGCGAACTGCGCCACGCGCACCGGCTGGTGTACTCCGAGGGCCTCGACCTGTCGGGCGACGTGTCGACGCCGATCGGCGCCGGATGCCGCGTCTGCGAACGGGACAAGTGTCCGCAGCGCGCGTTTCCTGCGCTCGGTCGCGCCCTCGACATCGACGAGCACCGCAGCACGGTCTCGCCGTATCTGGTGAAACAGCCCTGA